A single genomic interval of Brevibacillus brevis harbors:
- the glnA gene encoding type I glutamate--ammonia ligase: protein MSKFTREDIMRMAQEEDVRYIRLQFTDLMGIIKNVEIPLSQLPKALDGKMMFDGSSIEGFVRIEESDMYLVPDLDTWVVFPWGNEFGKIARLICDIHMPDGSPFEGDPRYILKRALKEAEEMGFTAFNVGPEPEFFLFKLDAKGEPTLDLNDQGGYFDFAPLDSGENCRRDIVLTLEKMGFEVEASHHEVAPGQHEIDFKYANALQAADQILTFKLVVKTIAQKHGLHATFMPKPLYGVAGSGMHANQSLFRGKENAFYDESDVMGLSQTAKHYLAGILQHARSFTAITNPLVNSYKRLVPGYEAPCYVAWSAKNRSPLIRIPASRGLSTRIEVRSPDPATNPYLALAVMLKAGLDGIKNKLTPPAAIDRNIYVMTEQDREANGIENLPATLKEAIECLKADPVICEALGEHALVHFIEAKEIEWDMFRTRVHDWEREQYMTAY from the coding sequence GTGAGCAAGTTTACAAGAGAAGACATCATGCGCATGGCCCAAGAAGAGGACGTAAGGTATATCCGACTGCAGTTTACCGACCTGATGGGGATCATTAAAAACGTAGAAATCCCGCTGTCCCAATTGCCAAAAGCACTCGATGGCAAAATGATGTTTGATGGTTCTTCCATCGAGGGCTTCGTTCGCATCGAGGAATCCGACATGTACCTGGTACCTGATCTGGATACATGGGTTGTATTCCCGTGGGGCAATGAGTTTGGTAAAATTGCACGTCTGATCTGTGATATCCACATGCCAGATGGCTCTCCATTCGAAGGAGATCCGCGCTACATCCTAAAGCGTGCCTTGAAAGAAGCGGAAGAAATGGGCTTCACAGCTTTCAACGTAGGTCCAGAGCCTGAGTTTTTCCTATTCAAGCTGGATGCAAAAGGTGAGCCAACGCTGGATCTGAACGACCAAGGCGGATACTTCGACTTTGCTCCACTCGACTCCGGTGAAAACTGCCGTCGTGATATCGTATTGACGTTGGAGAAAATGGGCTTTGAAGTGGAAGCATCTCACCACGAGGTAGCTCCAGGTCAACACGAAATCGACTTCAAGTATGCAAATGCACTCCAAGCAGCTGACCAAATCTTGACGTTCAAACTGGTTGTTAAAACGATCGCGCAAAAACACGGTCTGCATGCCACGTTCATGCCAAAACCGCTGTATGGTGTAGCTGGTTCCGGTATGCACGCGAACCAATCGCTGTTCCGTGGTAAAGAAAATGCTTTCTATGACGAGTCTGATGTAATGGGACTGAGCCAAACAGCGAAGCATTATCTGGCAGGTATTTTGCAGCATGCTCGCAGCTTTACAGCGATCACGAACCCGCTCGTAAACTCTTACAAGCGTTTGGTTCCTGGTTACGAGGCTCCTTGCTACGTAGCTTGGTCTGCGAAAAACCGTTCTCCATTGATCCGTATCCCTGCTTCCAGAGGCTTGAGCACGCGTATTGAAGTACGTAGCCCAGACCCAGCAACGAACCCATACTTGGCGTTGGCAGTTATGCTGAAAGCTGGTTTGGACGGAATCAAAAACAAGCTTACGCCACCTGCTGCTATTGATCGCAACATCTACGTGATGACCGAGCAAGACCGCGAAGCCAACGGAATCGAGAACTTGCCTGCTACTTTGAAGGAAGCAATCGAGTGCCTGAAAGCAGATCCGGTGATTTGCGAAGCATTGGGCGAGCACGCATTGGTGCACTTTATTGAAGCGAAAGAAATTGAGTGGGATATGTTCCGCACACGCGTTCACGATTGGGAGCGCGAGCAATACATGACTGCTTATTAA
- a CDS encoding MerR family transcriptional regulator, producing MSDDLRRNMALFPIGIVMKLTDLTARQIRYYEQNDLIQPARTEGKQRLFSFNDVDRLLEIKALIEKGLNIAGIKQVLQMQEPALEQTEITTTSEEKRKDMSDKELHQLLRQQIMYRDATRHGEGALIRGELSRFFH from the coding sequence ATGAGTGATGACCTTCGCCGGAATATGGCCCTCTTTCCCATTGGGATCGTCATGAAGCTGACGGATCTCACTGCGAGGCAAATCCGTTATTACGAACAAAACGACCTGATTCAGCCCGCCCGCACAGAAGGGAAGCAGAGGCTCTTTTCTTTCAACGACGTAGATCGCTTGTTGGAGATTAAGGCTCTGATTGAAAAAGGACTGAATATTGCTGGGATCAAGCAAGTCCTGCAAATGCAAGAGCCTGCTTTGGAACAAACAGAGATTACGACGACGTCCGAAGAGAAACGCAAGGACATGTCCGACAAAGAGCTGCATCAGCTCCTAAGGCAACAGATTATGTATCGCGATGCCACTCGCCATGGCGAGGGTGCATTGATACGTGGAGAGCTTTCCCGCTTCTTCCACTAG